Below is a genomic region from Melanotaenia boesemani isolate fMelBoe1 chromosome 19, fMelBoe1.pri, whole genome shotgun sequence.
TCTGTTATAGCACAAAACCACAGAGTAATGAAGCAGGCTGAATCAAGTGAATCGTGGTGGGAATTTACACAAGTCATTGTTCACTTTAACTCACTTTTCCATATTTTAAACTACGGGTGTGAAGTGACAGGGCTCCATCAGAGAAGACAGACTGCACCTCTGCCTAAAAGCACAAGAACAGCACAGCATAGTCATTAGAAGTGGGGATAAAAACTGGGGAagcaaattataaaaaaagattaaactgatTTACACTGATGAGATCGCCCTCCTGAAGGTACTCTCTCATGGTGAGCTCATCTTCTGCTGATCTTCTCCTCTAAAAGACAAGTTCAAAGAGTTCAGCCAAAGCTTTAATACACCTTCCCCaaagaaaagtgttttctaTAGTCCCACCAGCTCTCCTCCAGGAAGATTGACAGATGACAACAGGAGAACAGAGTCCAGTCGAGAATTGGTCTCCACCTTCCACCGTTTTTGCTGTACCTACATAAAAATCGCACATAAGTTTTTGCTAATCAAAATGAcccaattttattttaatcacatttttctttcaggtACAGACACAATCCTTCACCTCTGTAATTCTGCCAACCACTACATCTCCAACCTCACCATTAAATCTgcaaaaaaataagatataaacTGAGTAAAAGCAGTGCACAAGCAAATTATTTAATGCACCACAGCCCTGTATTgtagttaataaaaaaatattaatttaaagaaTTACCTGGTCTTAAGGGGTTTGACACATATCAGTTTATCCACCCTCTGCACCTCGCCAGCGACTGAAGCTGTCAACTTGTCATCATCAACATAGGTGCCATGACCCCTGTGAAGAAATTGCACATAGTGTTGTTTATGCCAAAAGGTTTCATTGTTGAAAGCGGGAAGATTAGAAAGGTTGAGTTTAactacaaaatgtttaaaaaaacagcagctgtcAAATActggtgaaactaaaaaaattagaatattgtgcaaaacttaatttatttcagtaattcaactcaAAAGGGTAAACTAATAATAGACTCATTATataaagtgagatatttcaaacatttactcattataattttgatgattatgacTTAGACCTTATGAAAACCAAGAAATCAAAATCTCTAAGtttgaaaacattaaatcaattaaataaaaaaaattaaataaaaatattttaaaaaggattttgaaCACAGAGATgttgaccatctgaagagtttagtcatgcatatgaactcagCACTTGGTTTGAGCCCCTTTTGCATGAATTACTTCCTTAATGAGGCGTgacatggatgttatcagcctgtttgtttatttaagatcCCCACTAACTTTTGCATATCagcagctattcttcctggggtcagCTCAGTATACATGGtgacaatataaaaatacacattcatgCTAATCATCACAATACACTAACATAACACATCATAATGTACATCTACTATAATAAAACATCATGTGGCATGGCTTAGGTgtaatggaagaccaggatgcttcaattGAGGACTTCAATTCTTCTGCACTGCTCTGTCTCATGtatggggttcaggtcaggaaGGTTTGCTGGAtttggttcttttggcagtgtggACAGGttccaagtcctgctggaaaatgaagtcagcatctccaaaaagcttttctgctgatcCATGCTTAAATATCTTACTTTGAGTCTATACAACATACTAGTTTCCCCTTTAAATCGAATTActcaaataaattaagttttgcgcAATtctcacttctttttcttttacacctGTATAAGTGACCTGTATACCAGTCATCAGCCTTACATACATACAGCATCGTATTGTGTATAATGTTATCCCAAAACAAAACCAGTGCTCACCTCATGAAACCAGTGTCTGAAGTGATAACATCGCCGGGGACGACCAGATCTTTTCGGTCGAAGGCAGAAACTGACAGAGATACAGTTTTTCTAATAGCGGGTAATCTCATGTCCGCAGCCATGCTTCTTTCTgcgttttctcttcttctctgtttaaGTCGGTTTCCGTACAGCTGTAAATGTTACTACCAAattattctttgtatttatttgccCTAATCTTACCAGTAGCATATAAAAAACTCATACAAAGGCTgttaaaattataaaattattgCAGCAGTTTCAGACCATGCCAGGAAACAAACTTTCCTCCTCCTACTTCTTCTGTGTCATGTGATGGTGTCAACGCCACATTACATCCCCCTTCTGGTACGGCGGATGTACTACAGCCATAAACCCATAAGGCAAAATTACACGCCGGTTCTTGGTGTTAAAATACCGACACAATAAAGAGatcatttgaacaaaaacctcATTTCACCTTCGGTGTATAGAACATGTCCTCCTATCACAAACTTTCTGGATGCTGTAGAAATGTCGGTTCACATTAATCAAATTACAATTGGAAATTACTTTCTTTGTTTGTGCAAGCACTTCTTTTCTCCACCAGATGTCAGCGTCGAGCTACGCTGCCTTTATTGCAACCCTGGACTCGCGCAACAGTAAGGTGACGTCAGATATCAACGACGCAAACTTCTCCGTCCTGGCCAATGAGCGTTAAATCGGATAGACTCTTGTAAAGATGGCGACGGTGAGGCACAGAGGAGTGAAAACTGGACGCTTAGCCGTTTATAAACACCACTGGTCCAGACGCTGTCAGAACTGATACGGCACCGGAACTTAAAGTTTATCGACCCATTTGTCAGTCGCGGTACGCCGTTTGTCCTTGCAAGTTAACGCTACGGATCTGGTTGCCTTTGTTTTCGGTTACACAGTGGCTCTCTTAACCCCTCATTAGCTTCAAGTTGAAATCCAATGCTAGCTCGGTGCTAGCCGTGTAGCTCCATCGGCTACTATATGGCATATGTAGATCGATAGTCTAAGCAGTGCCAAAACTGGGCTTATTCAAGGTTTTTGTTTCCATCAAAAAAGCCGCTCATGAGTCACTTGGATTAAAATCTACTACTCGAGTAGGATTGGGCTTTGCTGCACTGTTTGTGGAGTGTCCAGACGAACCGAGTTTGCCGTCATGTATTTTTTAACCGGCTGGCCACGGAGGCTGCTTTGTCCGCTCAAGAGTGAAGAGGAGCCCTTTCACATCCAGCCCAGCTCACAGAGGTTTTACTTCGCCCTGCTGTCGGAGACACAGCTCAGTATCTGGTTTAGTCGGGTAAGTTTAGCAAACAGCGGCCAGTGTCGTCTCAACTAGAAAAAAATATCAGTTGCGCTACTTTCACTTGTAGATGAAGCCACCACTCTTTaaaactgcaacagttttatAAGCATTACAGCACGACAGACTGTACTTAAAAGGGCTACTGTGGTATCTTTTGACCAAGATAGATCCAGAGTATTTAACTAGATATACTCGTTTCACTAGATGCCAGGTGCCGTTGTTAAGCTATATTACAGTTTGTGTACATCCGTTCACATTTCAAAGCCTGAGCAGAGTAGCAGATTACAGTCATTCTTTACTTAATTTATCACAAAGATCTAATGGTTTTTCTTGCTTTAGAGTTCCCACACTTGATCACAAATAAACTTGAGTTCTTAACATCTTCtgcttacatttaattaaacttgaGTGTTTCTGAAAATATTCCCTTATATGCTTTGGTTCAAAGTATACATGGTTATCAGCC
It encodes:
- the exosc2 gene encoding exosome complex component RRP4, which encodes MAADMRLPAIRKTVSLSVSAFDRKDLVVPGDVITSDTGFMRGHGTYVDDDKLTASVAGEVQRVDKLICVKPLKTRFNGEVGDVVVGRITEVQQKRWKVETNSRLDSVLLLSSVNLPGGELRRRSAEDELTMREYLQEGDLISAEVQSVFSDGALSLHTRSLKYGKLGQGVLVQLSPSLIKRQKTHFHNLPCGASIILGNNGFVWLYPTPGQQEEEAGGFYTSLEPVSLSDREVISRLRNCLLALAAHKVLLYDTSVLYCYESSLQHQVKDVLKPEVMEEIVMLTQQKLLEQES